In one window of Chloroflexota bacterium DNA:
- a CDS encoding AAA family ATPase — translation MQQTIIDDLDALLDVLPPLISAPLRQREDRGELLEVVMDLGRPPQARFVHYEVALNQKEVAQQDIEYVTSRIGAFGDDNRAGIERTLHRISAIRNRQGRIVGLTCRVGRAVFGTIRLTEDLVQSGRSILLLGRPGVGKTTMLREVARVLADDLGKRVIVVDTSNEIAGDGDIPHPAIGRARRMQVRTPLMQHAVMIEAVENHMPEAIIIDEIGTELEAMAARTIAERGVQLVGTAHGNTLENLILNPTLSDLIGGIQTVTLGDEEARRRRTQKSILERKAPPTFDVVVEIQDFNRVAVHSDVAGVVDAMLRGRPVTTEVRWVDEDGELQRKAEQVSAFSGAETTTKVRDREPGEQGKLPRIHTFGINQAEMKQVAKERQVEVAFTSDLNEADLLVTSKSYYRRKPQKIKDAELAGLPVYVLKSNAPNSMGQFLESLVARQREVSPVDLAMKEAEEAVIQVLNGRESVLLNPRSSYIRRLQHMMAERFHLISRSSGREPHRRVEIFRNR, via the coding sequence CCGCCCTTGATCTCTGCTCCATTGCGCCAGCGGGAGGATCGTGGCGAACTCTTGGAGGTGGTGATGGATTTGGGGCGTCCGCCGCAGGCGAGATTCGTTCACTACGAGGTAGCCCTCAACCAGAAAGAAGTGGCCCAGCAGGACATTGAATACGTAACATCTCGGATCGGAGCTTTTGGCGATGACAACCGCGCTGGGATCGAACGAACTCTACACCGCATCTCTGCCATCCGCAATCGACAGGGGCGGATTGTTGGCCTAACGTGCCGGGTAGGCCGAGCTGTTTTCGGCACAATAAGGCTAACGGAAGACCTGGTGCAGTCAGGCAGAAGTATTTTGCTCCTCGGTCGTCCCGGTGTGGGCAAGACTACCATGCTGAGGGAAGTGGCCAGAGTACTGGCTGATGACCTGGGGAAGAGGGTTATTGTGGTGGATACCTCTAATGAGATCGCTGGTGATGGCGACATCCCCCATCCTGCCATCGGCCGTGCGCGGAGAATGCAGGTACGCACTCCTCTGATGCAACACGCAGTGATGATCGAGGCAGTGGAGAACCACATGCCGGAGGCGATCATCATTGACGAGATTGGCACCGAACTGGAGGCAATGGCGGCGCGTACCATTGCTGAGCGAGGCGTTCAATTGGTAGGCACGGCTCATGGGAATACCCTGGAGAACTTGATCCTCAACCCTACCCTTTCTGACCTCATTGGTGGCATTCAAACAGTTACCTTGGGCGATGAGGAGGCGCGGCGGCGCAGAACCCAGAAATCTATTCTGGAGCGGAAAGCACCGCCTACCTTCGATGTGGTAGTGGAGATTCAAGACTTCAACAGAGTAGCGGTTCACTCTGATGTGGCGGGGGTGGTTGATGCTATGCTCAGAGGACGCCCGGTGACCACCGAGGTTCGCTGGGTGGACGAGGACGGAGAATTGCAGCGGAAAGCGGAGCAGGTCTCTGCTTTTTCTGGTGCTGAGACAACCACTAAAGTGAGGGACAGGGAGCCGGGTGAGCAAGGCAAATTGCCACGGATTCACACTTTTGGCATCAATCAAGCAGAGATGAAGCAAGTAGCCAAGGAGAGGCAAGTTGAGGTGGCCTTTACCTCCGACTTGAATGAGGCTGACCTTTTGGTGACCTCCAAGAGTTATTATCGAAGGAAGCCGCAGAAGATAAAGGATGCGGAGCTAGCTGGTCTGCCTGTCTACGTACTCAAGAGCAACGCTCCAAATAGTATGGGGCAGTTCCTGGAATCCCTGGTAGCCAGACAGAGGGAAGTGAGTCCCGTTGACCTCGCTATGAAGGAAGCAGAAGAAGCTGTTATTCAGGTTTTGAATGGGAGGGAATCAGTGTTGCTCAACCCACGGAGTTCCTATATTCGTCGGTTGCAGCACATGATGGCAGAGCGTTTTCATCTCATCTCCCGGAGCTCAGGGAGAGAACCGCACCGAAGAGTAGAGATATTCAGGAATCGCTGA
- the mnmA gene encoding tRNA 2-thiouridine(34) synthase MnmA, whose translation MHKVRVAVAMSGGVDSSLSAALLKEAGYEVIGISMQLWCEERHGRSSALPACCSIQDINDARKVCQVLDIPFYTINLEPQFQACVVDYFCHEYAQGRTPNPCIACNQKIKFDLLLHHVLSLGMDYLATGHFARIERLGDRHRLLKAADHISDQSYFLYTLGQWELQHLMFPVGGYLKAEVRRMAAERGLPTARKAKSQDLCFVSNGSYHDLIKDRLPPMPGNIVDECGNVLGRHRGIAFYTVGQRLGLGLALGSRLYVLAIDVRNNALVVGPEDRLFASRLVATQARFVQRKVDEPVAVKVKIRYKSPETSAMLYPREDRVEVRFDRPQRAVTPGQAVVFYHDDEVLGGAIIETS comes from the coding sequence ATGCATAAGGTAAGGGTGGCTGTGGCCATGAGCGGCGGTGTCGATTCGTCTTTGTCTGCGGCACTACTCAAAGAGGCGGGGTATGAGGTTATCGGCATTTCCATGCAACTGTGGTGTGAAGAAAGGCATGGTCGTTCTTCCGCCCTTCCTGCCTGCTGCTCTATCCAGGACATAAATGATGCCCGCAAGGTTTGCCAGGTCCTCGACATTCCCTTTTACACGATCAACCTTGAGCCGCAGTTCCAGGCCTGTGTTGTGGATTACTTCTGTCATGAATATGCTCAGGGCAGGACCCCCAATCCCTGCATCGCATGTAACCAGAAAATCAAGTTTGATCTCCTTCTGCATCATGTCCTATCCCTGGGCATGGACTATCTGGCCACGGGCCACTTTGCCAGGATTGAGCGCTTGGGGGATAGGCACCGTTTACTGAAGGCTGCTGATCATATCAGCGACCAGTCTTATTTCCTTTACACCCTGGGTCAATGGGAATTGCAACACTTGATGTTTCCCGTGGGCGGCTATCTTAAAGCTGAGGTGCGCCGTATGGCAGCAGAGCGCGGTCTGCCTACCGCCCGCAAGGCAAAAAGCCAGGATCTTTGTTTCGTATCCAACGGCAGTTACCATGATTTGATAAAAGACCGCCTCCCTCCTATGCCTGGAAACATCGTGGATGAATGCGGAAACGTACTGGGGAGGCATCGCGGCATAGCGTTCTACACCGTAGGCCAAAGACTTGGTTTGGGGCTTGCTTTGGGTAGCCGCCTTTATGTGTTGGCCATCGATGTCAGAAACAATGCCCTGGTGGTGGGGCCAGAGGATAGGCTTTTTGCTTCCAGGCTGGTGGCCACTCAGGCCAGGTTTGTGCAGAGGAAGGTGGACGAGCCCGTTGCGGTGAAAGTCAAGATTCGCTACAAATCGCCGGAGACAAGTGCTATGCTTTACCCCCGAGAGGACAGGGTGGAGGTTCGATTTGATAGGCCGCAGCGGGCGGTTACGCCCGGTCAGGCGGTGGTATTCTACCATGACGATGAAGTTCTAGGTGGCGCTATAATAGAAACATCGTGA
- a CDS encoding ribonuclease HII, whose translation MQAPTFAKERELSSQGYRFIAGVDEVGRGALAGPVVAAAVILPLENDFAWLSRVRDSKQLTPRRREQIFELIRQSRIAIGIGMTSHTDIDAIGIVKATRMAMGQAVRELAFSPDCLLIDALSLPGIPLPQWGIVRGDQLSLSIACASIVAKVTRDRYMTELDRSYPGYGLARHKGYGTRQHLASLCHLGACPIHRQSFVPVRRLARNGS comes from the coding sequence ATGCAAGCGCCGACTTTTGCTAAAGAGCGGGAACTCAGCAGCCAAGGCTATCGCTTCATCGCTGGGGTTGATGAGGTGGGTCGCGGTGCCCTGGCTGGCCCGGTAGTTGCCGCTGCCGTCATCTTGCCTTTGGAAAACGACTTTGCCTGGCTATCACGAGTGAGGGATAGCAAGCAACTGACCCCACGACGGCGGGAACAAATTTTTGAATTGATACGGCAGTCACGCATAGCCATAGGCATAGGTATGACATCGCATACCGACATTGATGCCATAGGGATCGTCAAGGCGACACGGATGGCAATGGGGCAGGCGGTACGCGAACTGGCCTTTTCTCCGGACTGTCTTCTCATCGATGCCCTCTCTTTACCAGGTATTCCTTTACCGCAGTGGGGCATAGTCCGTGGTGATCAGTTGTCGCTCTCGATTGCCTGTGCCTCGATTGTGGCCAAGGTGACCCGGGACCGTTATATGACGGAGCTGGATCGCTCCTATCCTGGCTACGGACTGGCTCGCCACAAGGGCTATGGCACCAGACAGCACCTGGCGAGTTTGTGCCATCTGGGGGCCTGTCCTATCCATCGCCAGTCTTTCGTCCCGGTTCGGAGGTTGGCCAGAAATGGATCGTAA
- the tmk gene encoding dTMP kinase has translation MALFVSFEGGEGSGKSTQAKALYQHLLKTGIPVVLCHEPGTTPMGRRVRRLLKSPEETEISPLAELFLIAAARAQLVMELIRPNLDRGTTVVCDRYADSTVAYQGYGRGIDMKVIQVVNNSATQGVLPDLVVLLDIPVELGLARKGSTRLDRFESEEVSFHQRVRNGYLEIARTDPQRWLVIDATLPKAEIRHMVWGRVRGLLQSHDG, from the coding sequence TTGGCTCTATTTGTTAGCTTTGAGGGGGGCGAGGGAAGTGGGAAGAGTACTCAGGCGAAAGCCCTTTACCAACATCTCCTGAAGACAGGTATCCCGGTGGTATTGTGCCACGAGCCGGGAACTACCCCTATGGGAAGAAGGGTTAGACGCCTGCTGAAGAGCCCCGAAGAGACAGAGATATCCCCTCTTGCCGAGCTGTTTCTTATTGCCGCGGCTCGTGCACAACTGGTAATGGAGTTGATTCGCCCCAACTTGGACAGAGGTACGACAGTTGTCTGCGATCGCTACGCCGATTCCACGGTGGCTTATCAGGGGTATGGGCGGGGGATCGATATGAAAGTTATCCAGGTTGTTAACAATAGTGCCACTCAGGGCGTGCTTCCAGACCTAGTGGTGCTACTGGATATTCCTGTTGAGTTGGGGTTGGCCCGCAAGGGGTCAACCAGGCTAGACCGCTTTGAATCGGAGGAAGTAAGCTTCCATCAGCGGGTGCGGAATGGATACCTCGAAATAGCCCGCACCGATCCACAGCGCTGGCTGGTGATAGATGCCACTCTGCCTAAAGCAGAGATACGCCACATGGTATGGGGTAGAGTCAGAGGCCTCCTGCAAAGCCACGATGGATGA
- a CDS encoding YraN family protein, whose amino-acid sequence MDRKALGALGEKRAVEFLKKKKYRILETNFRCRGGEIDIVAQEKDYLVFVEVRTRASASFGTPEESVTPAKKERLVSAALTYLQTHVNLPSLWRFDVVAIETSPEGQLSRIELIQNAISG is encoded by the coding sequence ATGGATCGTAAGGCTCTGGGTGCGCTGGGCGAGAAAAGGGCGGTGGAATTCCTCAAGAAAAAGAAGTACCGTATTCTGGAGACGAACTTCCGGTGCCGAGGAGGGGAAATCGACATTGTTGCTCAGGAGAAGGACTACCTTGTCTTTGTAGAGGTGCGCACCCGGGCAAGCGCCAGCTTCGGTACCCCGGAGGAGTCGGTGACCCCAGCCAAGAAGGAGAGGCTCGTTTCTGCTGCGCTGACCTATCTTCAGACTCATGTGAACCTGCCTTCGCTGTGGCGTTTCGATGTGGTAGCCATAGAGACGAGTCCTGAGGGTCAATTGTCCCGAATAGAACTGATTCAGAATGCCATATCTGGCTGA